In a single window of the Patagioenas fasciata isolate bPatFas1 chromosome 22, bPatFas1.hap1, whole genome shotgun sequence genome:
- the LOC136111859 gene encoding epimerase family protein SDR39U1-like isoform X2 codes for MLPGACAAGPAMRVLEELSHSGLPLCDAVVNLAGENVLNPFRRWDDAFCREVISSRVETTKTLAKAIADAEQPPHAWVLVTGVGYYRPSPTAEYTEDSPGGDFDFFSRLVSSWEAAALVPGSPARGVVVRSGVVLGRDGGAISQMLWPFRLGLGGPLGSGLQPFPWIHIRDLAGIVCHALESECLQGVLNGVSPSSATTSNSTFAQELAAALGRPALLPVPAWAVRAVFGAERAIMLLEGQKVVPKRTLESGYHFIFPELSGALKDIVA; via the exons ATGCTGCCTGGCGCGTGCGCAGCGGGTCCGGCGATGCGGGTGCTG GAAGAGCTGTCCCACTCTGGACTGCCCCTGTGCGATGCCGTGGTGAACTTGGCTGGTGAAAATGTCCTCAACCCTTTCCGCAG GTGGGATGATGCCTTCTGCAGGGAAGTCATCAGCAGCCGCGTTGAGACCACCAAGACCTTGGCCAAAGCCATTGCTGATGCTGAACAGCCACCCCATGCTTGGGTCCTCGTCACCGGCGTAG GCTATTACCGCCCTAGCCCCACAGCTGAGTATACTGAGGACAGTCCTGGGGGGGATTTCGACTTCTTCTCACGCCTGGTGAGCTCCTGGGAGGCGGCAGCTCTCGTCCCTGGGAGCCCAGCTCGTGGTGTTGTGGTGAGATCTG GGGTAGTGCTGGGTCGAGATGGTGGTGCGATCTCTCAAATGCTCTGGCCTTTCCGTCTGGGACTGGGTGGCCCCTTAGGCTCTGGGCTCCAGCCCTTCCCATGGATCCACATTCGGGACCTGGCTGGGATCGTGTGTCATGCCCTGGAGAGTGAGTGCCTGCAAGGCGTCCTCAACGGTGTCTCCCCATCCTCCGCCACCACCTCCAACAGCACCTTTGCTCAGGAGctcgctgcagccctggggcgcccagccctgctgccagtgCCTGCTTGGGCCGTGCGGGCTGTCTTTGGGGCAGAGCGGGCCATCATGTTGTTGGAGGGCCAGAAAGTGGTGCCAAAACGCACCTTGGAGAGTGGCTACCATTTCATCTTCCCTGAGCTGTCTGGAGCTCTGAAGGACATTGTGGCTTGA
- the LOC136111859 gene encoding epimerase family protein SDR39U1-like isoform X1: protein MLPGACAAGPAMRVLVGGGTGFVGRALTQLLRSRGHEVTHVSRQGGKDRISWEELSHSGLPLCDAVVNLAGENVLNPFRRWDDAFCREVISSRVETTKTLAKAIADAEQPPHAWVLVTGVGYYRPSPTAEYTEDSPGGDFDFFSRLVSSWEAAALVPGSPARGVVVRSGVVLGRDGGAISQMLWPFRLGLGGPLGSGLQPFPWIHIRDLAGIVCHALESECLQGVLNGVSPSSATTSNSTFAQELAAALGRPALLPVPAWAVRAVFGAERAIMLLEGQKVVPKRTLESGYHFIFPELSGALKDIVA from the exons ATGCTGCCTGGCGCGTGCGCAGCGGGTCCGGCGATGCGGGTGCTGGTGG GTGGTGGGACTGGCTTTGTGGGCAGAGCCCTGACACAGTTGCTGCGGAGCCGTGGGCATGAAGTCACCCACGTCTCTCGACAAGGGGGCAAGGATCGGATCAGCTGG GAAGAGCTGTCCCACTCTGGACTGCCCCTGTGCGATGCCGTGGTGAACTTGGCTGGTGAAAATGTCCTCAACCCTTTCCGCAG GTGGGATGATGCCTTCTGCAGGGAAGTCATCAGCAGCCGCGTTGAGACCACCAAGACCTTGGCCAAAGCCATTGCTGATGCTGAACAGCCACCCCATGCTTGGGTCCTCGTCACCGGCGTAG GCTATTACCGCCCTAGCCCCACAGCTGAGTATACTGAGGACAGTCCTGGGGGGGATTTCGACTTCTTCTCACGCCTGGTGAGCTCCTGGGAGGCGGCAGCTCTCGTCCCTGGGAGCCCAGCTCGTGGTGTTGTGGTGAGATCTG GGGTAGTGCTGGGTCGAGATGGTGGTGCGATCTCTCAAATGCTCTGGCCTTTCCGTCTGGGACTGGGTGGCCCCTTAGGCTCTGGGCTCCAGCCCTTCCCATGGATCCACATTCGGGACCTGGCTGGGATCGTGTGTCATGCCCTGGAGAGTGAGTGCCTGCAAGGCGTCCTCAACGGTGTCTCCCCATCCTCCGCCACCACCTCCAACAGCACCTTTGCTCAGGAGctcgctgcagccctggggcgcccagccctgctgccagtgCCTGCTTGGGCCGTGCGGGCTGTCTTTGGGGCAGAGCGGGCCATCATGTTGTTGGAGGGCCAGAAAGTGGTGCCAAAACGCACCTTGGAGAGTGGCTACCATTTCATCTTCCCTGAGCTGTCTGGAGCTCTGAAGGACATTGTGGCTTGA
- the LOC136111740 gene encoding olfactory receptor 14I1-like produces MSNQSTVTEFLLLGFSSTPELQIFHFMVFLVIYLATVVGNFLIIVVIAFSNHLHTPMYFFLMNLSVLDISTISVTLPKSMANYLFNTTSISYSGCVAQVLFFHVFGAADLALLTVMAYDRYIAICKPLHYKTLMKGTTCIHMAASAWLSCIPYSALHTGNIFHLSFCKSNIIDQFFCEVPQLLKLSCSDSYFSDAGVLAFSFLLATFCFVFISMSYIQIFTVVLRIPAKEQRHKAFSTCIPHLIVVSLFVSTGSFAYLKPVSSSSSALDFIVSLLYSVLPPVINPVIYAMKNNDIKTAMRKLTVHRVLCRDK; encoded by the coding sequence ATGTCCAACCAAAGCACTGTGACAGAATTTCTCCTCCTGGGATTCTCTAGTACTCCAGAACTGCAGATATTCCACTTCATGGTATTTCTGGTAATTTATCTGGCTACCGTGGTGGGAAACTTTCTCATCATTGTCGTCATAGCTTTCAGTAATCACCTTCACACTCCCATGTACTTCTTCTTGATGAATTTGTCTGTCTTAGACATTTCAACCATCTCTGTCACTCTCCCTAAGTCAATGGCCAATTATCTGTTCAATACCACATCCATCTCCTATTCTGGCTGTGTTGCCCAAGtccttttcttccatgtttttgGTGCTGCTGATCTTGCTTTACTCACTGTCATGGCATATGATCGTTACATTGCCATATGCAAACCTCTGCACTACAAGACACTCATGAAGGGGACTACTTGTATCCACATGGCAGCCAGTGCGTGGCTCAGCTGCATCCCTTACTCTGCTCTCCACACTGGGAACATATTTCATTTATCCTTCTGCAAGTCCAATATCATTGACCAGTTCTTTTGTGAAGTACCACAGCTTCTCAAACTTTCCTGCTCTGATTCATACTTCAGTGATGCTGGGGTTCTTGCATTTAGTTTCCTTTTAGCcaccttctgttttgtttttataagtaTGTCCTACATTCAGATTTTCACTGTGGTCTTGAGAATTCCTGCCAAGGAGCAACGGCATAAAGCTTTTTCAACCTGCATCCCTCATCTCattgtggtctccttgtttgttaGCACTGGTTCTTTTGCCTATCTTAAGCCTGTCTCCAGCTCCTCATCAGCTCTGGATTTCATAGTTTCTCTTCTCTATTCTGTGTTGCCACCAGTGATAAATCCAGTCATCTACGCCATGAAGAACAATGACATCAAAACTGCCATGCGAAAATTAACTGTCCACAGAGTATTATGCAGAGATAAATAA
- the LOC136111741 gene encoding LOW QUALITY PROTEIN: olfactory receptor 6C74-like (The sequence of the model RefSeq protein was modified relative to this genomic sequence to represent the inferred CDS: inserted 3 bases in 3 codons; deleted 1 base in 1 codon; substituted 1 base at 1 genomic stop codon) translates to MENQTALTEFILLGVIDDDQLQCMLFTILLVTYILTLTSNILIITITLMNHHLQTPMYFFLRNFSILDICFTTTLVPKALANVALGXKTISVRHCLIQAFLYFMXGSTEFSLLAVMSFDRYVACKLCKPVRYVTIMSSQLCALLAMTAWTHGXCRILCPSLVYFQIPFXGSNTINHFLCDNTRMIQLKCGNTRVLECMNFISAVFILLGSPAVTAVSYINIIITVFKIPSVTGRQKAFAICAPHLTVVSVTYCSCIFLYLTPTQTNRLDLSKLLSILNTVVSPLLHAFIYSLRNAQFQVALRESIKWNIVISKHAEI, encoded by the exons ATGGAGAATCAAACTGCACTGACAGAGTTCATCCTCCTGGGTGTTATTGATGATGATCAACTGCAGTGCATGCTCTTTACCATCCTGTTAGTCACCTACATCTTGACATTAACCAGTAATATTCTCATTATCACCATCACCCTGATGAACCATCATCTTCAGactcccatgtacttcttcctcagGAACTTTTCCATCTTAGACATTTGCTTTACCACCACTCTTGTCCCCAAAGCACTGGCTAATGTGGCTTTAG AAAAAACAATTTCTGTAAGGCACTGTCTCATTCAAGCTTTTCTCTACTTCA CTGGTAGCACTGAGTTTTCCCTGTTAGCTGTAATGTCCTTTGACAGGTACGTGGCCTGCAAA CTCTGCAAACCTGTACGCTATGTGACCATTATGAGTTCACAGCTCTGCGCCCTGCTGGCGATGACTGCCTGGACTCACG GCTGCCGCATTCTTTGTCCATCACTGGTGTATTTCCAGATCCCATTCTGAGGTTCAAACACCATTAATCATTTTTTATGTGACAACACACGAATGATTCAGCTCAAATGTGGAAACACCAGGGTCCTAGAGTGCATGAATTTCATCTCAGCAGTGTTTATCCTACTGGGCAGCCCAGCTGTTACAGCTGTATCCTACATCAACATCATTATTACTGTGTTCAAAATCCCTTCTGTGACTGGCAGACAAAAAGCCTTTGCGATCTGTGCCCCTCACCTCACTGTGGTGTCTGTCACATATTGCAGCTGTATTTTCTTGTACCTCACACCCACCCAGACCAACAGACTGGACCTCAGCAAGTTGCTGTCCATCTTGAACACCGTGgtgtctcctctgctccatgcATTCATCTATAGCTTGAGGAATGCACAGTTTCAGGTGGCGTTAAGGGAGAGCATCAAATGGAATATAGTGATTTCTAAACACGCAGAAATTTGA
- the LOC136115639 gene encoding olfactory receptor 9S13-like: MENQTKVTEFILVGFPSHPGSQLLLSALFSTMYAVTVVGNACMIFIIRTDSKLHTPMYFFLENLSILDICYSSVITPKAALTFSLGRRIISYNDCASQMFFFSLFGTTEAFFLAVMAYDRFTAVCNPLLYKIIMNKRLCVFMVVGSYLSGCINCTIQTGFTFSLSFCGSKEINHFFCDVPAVMHTSCSDTLVNEIVMLALCGSIIVGTALVVFISYGYITITIVRMPSAESRLKAFSTCSSHMLSVCLFFGTVFFMYAQPGATSSPNKSKTISILYTIVIPMLNPFIYTLRNKEVKESLKKKFKRKGVFFVPLLRMRMTTVSS, from the coding sequence ATGGAAAACCAGACCAAGGTAACTGAGTTCATTTTGGTTGGGTTCCCATCTCATCCAGGATCACAACTCCTTCTCTCTGCTCTCTTCTCAACAATGTATGCTGTCACTGTGGTAGGAAATGCCTGCATGATCTTTATCATTAGAACAGACTCCAAGCTACACACTCCCATGTACTTTTTCCTGGAGAACTTGTCCATCTTGGACATCTGCTATTCCTCTGTCATCACTCCCAAAGCAGCACTGACATTCTCACTGGGCAGAAGAATAATTTCTTACAATGATTGTGCATCTCAAAtgttcttcttctctctctttggcACAACAGAagccttcttccttgctgtgaTGGCTTATGATCGCTTCACTGCTGTCTGCAATCCACTCCTGTACAAAATCATCATGAATAAAAGACTTTGTGTTTTCATGGTGGTGGGCTCTTATCTGTCAGGCTGCATCAACTGCACCATCCAGACAGGCTTTACATTCAGTTTGTCCTTTTGTGGGTCCAAAGAAATAAACCACTTCTTCTGTGATGTTCCTGCAGTGATGCATACATCCTGCTCAGACACGCTTGTCAACGAAATAGTAATGCTGGCTCTATGTGGATCAATTATTGTGGGCACTGCCTTGGTGGTTTTTATCTCCTATGGTTATATAACCATTACGATTGTCCGAATGCCTTCAGCTGAGAGCAGGCTCAAAGCATTCTCTACTTGCTCTTCTCACATGCTGTCCGTCTGCTTGTTCTTTGGGACTGTTTTCTTCATGTATGCTCAGCCTGGGGCTACATCTTCAcctaacaaaagcaaaaccatctCTATCCTCTATACTATAGTTATTCCTATGCTAAACCCTTTCATCTACACCCTTCGAAACAAGGAGGTAAAAgaatctctgaaaaaaaagtttaaaaggaaaggggttttttttgtacctTTACTAAGGATGAGAATGACCACAGTGTCCAGTTAG